From the genome of Pedobacter sp. MC2016-14, one region includes:
- a CDS encoding carboxypeptidase-like regulatory domain-containing protein, which translates to MKIFILTSLFLFTLSIGYTQVKISGTITSTRGNLIANVNIILKDSYDGATSDSKGQFEFTTLEKGPHTIEFSALNFGKDSVKVNIDSKNLILALIIKEEINTLHTVNISAGSFITGDKQKGAVLSSLDIATIAGARADVFAAMQTLPGAQTSFSESGLFVRGGAASETKTYFDGMLVKSAFNATVPDQASRGRLSPFLFKGTSFSAGGYSAQYGQALSSTLILESTDLPEKTTTGISLLTVGAGLDQNIRLKNSAITVGAYYYNLKPAYSVIKQQNQYIKAPELIGGNIQYKAKTSETGIFKFYASYAKTNLSLNSTDVNFDSVNYFSNNNTNTYINTSYKEYLNRNWKIEAGAAYNKDSNAGMMAVNSYSREDDMAEGRLTLTNYFGKLSNLKFGGEMFNTKRLESYNGLQRYYNDQLSSAFAETDLYLNANVVARLGLRAEYSSYLHQYNLAPRTSLGLKTGLNAQVSFAYGRFYQNPEDEYLIIKALEFEQAEHYILKYEINTPFRNFRIEGYYKNYGKLTKTTNGNLDNSGSGYAKGFELFWKDKKTISNIEYWFSYSFLDTKRNFRDFPALATPSFAAKHTATMVYKQFISILNTQVNATYTFASGRPYVNPNNLIYLADKTKSYNNLSLSLSYLTHVCKQFTVLYLNASNIPGFNNVYGYQYSKDGQNRKTIMPASKRDFLIGMLITIGDNTFVR; encoded by the coding sequence ATGAAAATATTTATATTAACCAGCCTCTTCCTATTTACATTAAGCATTGGATATACTCAGGTTAAGATTTCAGGAACGATCACCTCAACCAGAGGTAATCTAATAGCAAATGTTAATATTATTTTAAAAGACAGCTATGATGGTGCCACCTCAGACAGCAAAGGTCAATTTGAATTTACAACTCTGGAAAAGGGACCTCATACCATTGAGTTTTCTGCGTTAAACTTTGGAAAGGATTCTGTTAAAGTAAATATCGATTCCAAAAATCTAATATTAGCCCTCATTATAAAAGAAGAAATTAACACGCTCCATACTGTGAACATTAGTGCGGGCTCTTTCATTACCGGCGATAAACAAAAGGGCGCCGTATTAAGCTCATTGGATATAGCGACTATTGCCGGTGCCCGAGCTGACGTTTTTGCAGCTATGCAGACGCTACCAGGGGCGCAAACTTCTTTTTCAGAAAGTGGTCTATTTGTAAGAGGTGGTGCGGCTTCCGAGACAAAGACCTACTTTGATGGTATGCTTGTCAAAAGTGCTTTTAATGCCACTGTTCCAGATCAGGCATCCCGTGGTCGCCTCTCACCTTTCTTATTTAAGGGGACTTCTTTCTCCGCAGGTGGCTATTCAGCACAATATGGCCAGGCCCTCTCCTCTACCCTTATTCTGGAAAGCACCGACCTGCCAGAGAAAACAACAACAGGGATTTCTCTTTTGACCGTTGGCGCAGGACTAGATCAAAATATCAGGCTTAAAAACAGTGCAATTACAGTTGGTGCTTATTATTACAACTTGAAACCAGCTTACAGCGTAATTAAACAGCAAAACCAATATATTAAAGCTCCGGAGCTAATTGGTGGTAACATTCAATACAAAGCCAAAACCTCTGAAACAGGGATATTTAAATTCTATGCTTCCTATGCCAAAACAAACCTGTCATTAAACAGCACTGACGTTAACTTTGACTCCGTAAATTATTTTAGCAATAATAATACAAATACCTATATCAATACATCATACAAAGAATACTTAAACAGGAACTGGAAAATTGAGGCCGGTGCGGCTTACAACAAGGATTCAAATGCCGGAATGATGGCTGTAAACTCATACAGCAGAGAAGACGATATGGCGGAGGGTAGGTTAACCTTAACCAATTATTTTGGCAAACTCTCTAACCTGAAGTTTGGTGGCGAAATGTTTAACACTAAGCGACTCGAAAGCTACAATGGCTTACAAAGGTATTATAATGACCAACTGAGTTCCGCTTTTGCCGAAACAGATTTGTATCTAAATGCTAACGTGGTTGCCAGACTGGGCTTAAGGGCTGAGTATTCCAGCTACCTACATCAGTACAACCTTGCCCCCCGAACATCATTAGGTTTAAAAACAGGTTTAAATGCGCAGGTATCTTTTGCCTATGGACGCTTCTATCAGAATCCTGAAGATGAATATCTGATCATTAAAGCGCTTGAGTTTGAGCAGGCAGAACATTATATTTTAAAATATGAGATAAATACCCCTTTTAGAAATTTCAGAATTGAAGGTTATTATAAAAACTATGGAAAGTTAACTAAAACTACTAATGGCAATCTTGACAATTCTGGATCGGGTTACGCAAAAGGTTTTGAGTTATTCTGGAAAGACAAAAAGACCATCAGCAATATTGAATACTGGTTCTCTTACTCATTTTTGGACACAAAGAGAAACTTCAGGGACTTTCCTGCTCTGGCCACGCCAAGTTTTGCGGCCAAACATACAGCAACAATGGTGTACAAACAGTTTATAAGTATTTTGAATACACAGGTAAACGCAACTTATACTTTTGCTTCTGGCCGACCTTATGTAAATCCTAACAATCTTATATATCTGGCAGACAAAACTAAAAGCTATAACAACCTGAGTTTAAGCCTCAGTTATTTGACGCATGTATGTAAACAATTTACCGTGCTTTATTTGAACGCCAGCAATATCCCGGGCTTCAATAATGTATATGGCTATCAATATAGCAAAGATGGCCAAAACCGAAAGACAATTATGCCTGCATCAAAACGGGATTTTTTGATTGGAATGCTGATCACAATTGGCGACAACACTTTTGTAAGATAA
- a CDS encoding phospho-sugar mutase, whose protein sequence is MQLEPSTLNTIKQWLNGNYDQETKAEIQSLVDKEAATELTDAFYRSLEFGTGGLRGIMGAGSNRINKYTIGTATQGLSNYLLKKYPGEKVKVAIAHDSRNNSDYFAKITADVFSANGIQVYFFPALRPTPELSFAVREYGCKSGVMLTASHNPKEYNGYKAYGADGGQFTSPDDQLVMDEVAKIASIDEVKFERIESNIQIIGEDLDQLYLDKITELSVSPEAIARQKDLKIVYSPIHGTGITLVPGALKQFGFTNLTLVEEQSTPDGNFPTVVYPNPEEKEALTLALKKAQDIDADLVLATDPDADRVGIAVKNNDGEFVLLNGNQTGSLLINYLLTAWEEKGKLDGDQYIVKTIVTTNLIEEIAKAKNVTYYNTLTGFKFIGQLITELQGKKTFIGGGEESYGYLIGELVRDKDAIISCAFIAEMTAFYKDKGSSLYNALLDMYVEYGLYKEELVSLTKKGKTGAEEIKAMMETFRNNTPQTLGGAKVKTLKDYELGVETDLSSGEKTKLDFPKSDVLQFITEDGSIISARPSGTEPKIKFYCSVNAPLADKTQFKAADAALGDKIKALMADLQA, encoded by the coding sequence ATGCAATTAGAACCCTCAACCTTAAACACCATAAAACAATGGCTTAATGGGAATTACGATCAAGAAACGAAAGCAGAAATCCAATCTTTAGTAGATAAAGAAGCGGCAACTGAACTAACGGACGCTTTTTACAGAAGTCTGGAATTTGGTACAGGCGGGTTGCGTGGTATTATGGGTGCAGGATCTAACAGGATCAACAAGTATACTATAGGTACAGCTACACAGGGATTATCAAATTACCTGCTTAAAAAATATCCTGGTGAAAAAGTGAAGGTTGCTATTGCACACGATAGCCGTAACAACTCAGATTATTTTGCGAAAATTACTGCGGATGTTTTTTCAGCAAATGGTATCCAGGTTTATTTTTTTCCGGCCCTGCGTCCTACTCCTGAGCTGTCTTTTGCTGTTCGCGAGTATGGTTGCAAAAGCGGCGTTATGCTTACTGCATCTCACAATCCAAAAGAATACAATGGCTATAAAGCTTATGGTGCAGATGGAGGACAATTTACTTCGCCAGATGACCAGTTGGTGATGGATGAAGTAGCAAAAATAGCGAGCATTGATGAGGTTAAATTTGAGCGTATTGAGAGCAATATCCAAATTATAGGTGAGGATTTAGATCAGCTATATCTGGATAAGATTACTGAACTTTCGGTTTCTCCTGAAGCAATTGCCCGACAAAAAGATTTGAAAATTGTGTATTCTCCGATACACGGTACAGGTATAACTTTGGTACCAGGTGCATTAAAACAATTTGGTTTCACTAACCTTACCCTTGTAGAGGAACAAAGTACTCCAGATGGCAATTTCCCAACGGTAGTGTATCCTAATCCTGAGGAAAAAGAGGCCTTAACCCTGGCGCTTAAAAAGGCTCAGGATATTGATGCCGACCTTGTATTGGCTACAGATCCGGATGCTGACAGAGTTGGTATCGCCGTTAAAAATAACGATGGTGAATTTGTCTTGTTAAATGGAAATCAAACCGGAAGTTTACTCATCAACTATTTACTTACGGCATGGGAAGAAAAAGGCAAGCTTGACGGTGATCAATATATTGTAAAAACAATTGTAACAACTAACTTGATTGAAGAAATTGCTAAGGCCAAAAATGTGACCTATTACAATACCTTAACGGGTTTTAAATTTATTGGTCAACTGATTACCGAATTGCAAGGTAAAAAAACCTTCATTGGCGGTGGTGAGGAGAGTTATGGTTACCTGATTGGTGAGCTGGTAAGAGACAAGGACGCCATTATCTCTTGTGCCTTTATTGCTGAGATGACTGCATTTTACAAAGACAAAGGCAGCAGCCTTTACAATGCCTTATTAGATATGTATGTAGAATACGGTTTGTATAAAGAAGAATTGGTGTCTTTGACCAAAAAAGGTAAAACAGGCGCTGAGGAGATCAAAGCCATGATGGAAACCTTTAGAAACAATACACCTCAAACACTTGGGGGTGCTAAAGTTAAAACGCTAAAGGATTACGAGCTTGGTGTAGAAACTGACCTGTCTTCAGGTGAAAAAACAAAACTTGATTTTCCTAAATCAGATGTTTTACAGTTTATTACTGAAGATGGCAGCATCATTTCTGCCCGCCCTTCTGGTACTGAACCTAAAATAAAGTTTTACTGCAGTGTAAATGCTCCACTAGCAGATAAAACACAATTTAAAGCCGCAGATGCCGCTTTAGGAGATAAGATTAAAGCATTAATGGCCGATTTGCAGGCTTAG
- a CDS encoding aspartate kinase, whose product MKILKFGGTSVGSPERMTKLLDIINPAEEQIVVLSAVSGTTNSLVEISSKLLKEDKKVALELITALHDKYKAFVIELLSEGEFRDQGNDVIDYHFNFLATLANDIFTPIEEKVVLAQGELLSTTLYHIYLKSIGVPSVLLPALDFMKIDEDNEPDIPFTTAHLLPLLAEHKGNNLFITQGFICRNSFGEVDNLRRGGSDYTASLLGAAILAEEVQIWTDIDGMHNNDPRIVKGTKPIARLSFDEAAELAYFGAKILHPQSVFPAQKYKIPVRLLNTMEPKAEGTMIAAESERGKIKSIAAKDGITAIKIQSSRMLLAYGFLRRVFEIFERYKTPIDMITTSEVAVSLTIDFTDNLEKIVEELHAFGSVEIDREQSIVCVVGDFGAEKHGYAARVLDAMKHIPLRMISYGGSNYNISLLINTPDKTEALRSLHNRLFE is encoded by the coding sequence ATGAAAATTTTAAAGTTTGGCGGAACTTCCGTAGGAAGTCCGGAGCGGATGACGAAATTGCTGGATATCATCAACCCGGCAGAAGAACAAATTGTGGTATTATCGGCAGTGTCTGGAACCACCAATAGTTTAGTAGAAATCTCAAGCAAACTTTTAAAGGAAGATAAGAAGGTGGCTTTGGAACTGATCACTGCACTGCATGATAAATATAAAGCCTTTGTTATCGAACTGCTGTCTGAGGGCGAATTTAGAGATCAGGGTAATGATGTTATTGATTACCATTTTAATTTCCTTGCTACACTTGCCAATGATATTTTCACGCCTATTGAAGAAAAGGTAGTGTTGGCACAAGGAGAATTGCTTTCTACCACTTTATATCATATTTATTTAAAATCCATTGGTGTGCCTTCTGTATTACTACCGGCACTGGATTTTATGAAAATTGATGAAGATAATGAGCCGGATATCCCTTTTACCACGGCACATTTGTTACCACTTTTAGCCGAACATAAGGGTAATAATCTTTTTATTACACAGGGCTTTATTTGCCGTAACAGTTTTGGTGAGGTAGATAACCTAAGGCGTGGTGGAAGTGATTATACTGCATCACTTCTTGGCGCGGCAATTTTAGCAGAAGAAGTACAGATCTGGACTGACATTGATGGTATGCACAACAATGATCCGCGTATCGTTAAAGGTACTAAGCCTATTGCACGCTTATCTTTTGATGAGGCTGCAGAGCTTGCTTATTTTGGCGCAAAGATCTTACACCCTCAATCGGTGTTTCCTGCTCAAAAATATAAAATTCCAGTTCGTCTGCTCAATACTATGGAGCCAAAGGCCGAAGGAACAATGATTGCTGCCGAAAGTGAACGCGGTAAAATCAAATCTATTGCAGCAAAGGACGGTATTACGGCTATAAAAATTCAGTCGAGCAGAATGCTTCTGGCATACGGCTTTTTGCGTCGTGTCTTTGAAATTTTTGAACGTTATAAAACGCCGATTGATATGATCACAACTTCGGAAGTTGCAGTTTCTTTAACTATTGATTTTACAGATAATCTGGAGAAAATAGTAGAAGAATTACATGCTTTTGGTTCTGTAGAAATTGATAGAGAGCAATCAATTGTTTGTGTTGTTGGCGACTTCGGTGCAGAAAAACATGGTTATGCAGCAAGAGTACTTGATGCAATGAAACATATTCCGCTCCGGATGATTTCTTATGGAGGTAGCAATTATAACATTTCTCTTTTAATTAATACGCCTGATAAAACGGAAGCCTTAAGGAGTTTACATAACCGTTTGTTTGAATAA
- the lysA gene encoding diaminopimelate decarboxylase, which produces MFSDKDISRFTNLETPFYYYDLTLLQNTLKKCASAANVYNFHVHYAMKANFNPTVVAKIKSVGFGADCVSGGEVKQAVELGFDAGKIVFAGVGKSDKEINFALDQDIFCFNVESIQELEVINELALVKGKKAKVAIRINPNVDAHTHHNITTGLDENKFGINSWDLPACAEVLKKSAQLEFVGIHFHIGSQITNLDVYKSLCTRVNEFANWFEERGFTVKVLNVGGGLGIDYHNPDQQIPDFEAYFKIFNDFLEIKPNQEVHFELGRALVGQSSSLITKVLYIKNGKKKNFVILDAGMTELMRPALYQAYHKIENISRVEASSVVKYDIVGPICESTDCFGKEVELPETFRGDLIALRSTGAYGEVMASNYNLRNEVRAVFTED; this is translated from the coding sequence ATTTTTTCTGATAAAGATATATCCCGCTTTACAAACTTAGAGACACCATTTTATTACTATGATCTTACTTTGTTGCAAAACACACTTAAGAAATGTGCCAGCGCAGCAAATGTCTACAATTTTCATGTGCATTACGCTATGAAAGCTAATTTTAATCCAACCGTGGTTGCAAAGATTAAAAGCGTTGGCTTTGGTGCAGATTGTGTAAGTGGTGGAGAAGTTAAGCAAGCTGTTGAACTGGGTTTTGATGCGGGTAAAATTGTATTTGCGGGTGTAGGGAAATCTGATAAGGAAATCAACTTCGCATTAGATCAGGATATTTTTTGCTTTAATGTAGAGTCAATTCAGGAGTTGGAAGTGATTAATGAACTTGCTTTGGTCAAAGGTAAAAAAGCTAAAGTTGCCATCAGGATTAATCCAAATGTAGACGCGCATACCCACCATAATATTACCACGGGTTTAGATGAAAATAAATTTGGTATCAACTCCTGGGATTTACCTGCTTGTGCAGAAGTTTTAAAGAAATCTGCACAGTTGGAATTTGTAGGTATACATTTTCATATTGGTTCTCAAATTACCAATCTTGATGTGTATAAAAGTCTTTGTACACGTGTAAATGAATTTGCAAACTGGTTTGAAGAACGTGGCTTTACTGTTAAAGTGTTAAATGTTGGTGGTGGATTGGGTATTGATTATCACAATCCTGATCAGCAGATTCCTGACTTTGAAGCGTACTTTAAAATCTTTAACGACTTTTTAGAGATCAAGCCCAATCAGGAAGTTCATTTCGAATTGGGTAGGGCGCTTGTAGGTCAGTCGTCTTCTCTAATCACTAAAGTACTATATATCAAAAATGGTAAAAAGAAGAACTTCGTAATTTTAGATGCAGGGATGACTGAGTTGATGCGTCCCGCATTATACCAGGCTTACCATAAAATAGAAAACATCAGCAGGGTAGAAGCATCCTCCGTAGTTAAGTATGATATTGTTGGCCCAATTTGTGAAAGTACAGACTGTTTTGGTAAGGAAGTGGAGTTGCCGGAAACCTTTAGGGGAGACCTCATTGCTTTGCGAAGCACCGGAGCTTATGGTGAAGTTATGGCTTCCAATTATAATTTGCGTAATGAAGTTCGCGCAGTATTTACTGAAGACTAA
- a CDS encoding SRPBCC domain-containing protein, whose amino-acid sequence MKTFKKYYQLPAPPEEVYLAMTKAQSIQLWTGAEVEFTEEPGTEFSLWEGDIVGKNLEFEYGKKIVQQWYFGEDAEPSIVTIKLHEDKKGTSLEFVQTNIPDEDYDDFTEGLTEHYLGGLADFFEEE is encoded by the coding sequence TTGAAAACATTTAAAAAATACTATCAACTACCTGCGCCACCTGAAGAAGTGTATTTAGCGATGACCAAAGCGCAAAGTATTCAGCTATGGACAGGTGCTGAGGTGGAATTTACAGAAGAACCGGGAACAGAATTTTCTTTGTGGGAAGGTGATATTGTAGGCAAAAACCTTGAATTTGAATATGGGAAAAAAATTGTTCAGCAATGGTATTTTGGAGAAGATGCTGAGCCCTCAATTGTCACGATTAAACTCCATGAGGACAAAAAAGGGACTTCTTTGGAATTCGTGCAGACCAATATCCCGGATGAAGATTACGATGATTTTACGGAGGGATTAACAGAACATTATCTGGGAGGCCTGGCCGACTTCTTTGAAGAGGAATAA
- a CDS encoding acyl-CoA dehydrogenase family protein, which translates to MNRTGKKDLYEAPDYYQLDELLSDEHKLIRTTARAWVKQEVTPIIEDYAQRAEFPKHLIKGLGEIGAFGPTIPVEYGGAGLDYTAYGIIMQELERGDSGIRSTASVQGSLVMYPIYTYGSEEQRKKYLPKLATGELMGCFGLTEPDHGSNPGGMVTNIKDNGDHFLLNGAKMWISNAPFADIAVVWAKDESGKIQGLVVERGMEGFSTPETHNKWSLRASATGELVFDNVKIPKENIFPNVSGLKGPLGCLNQARYGIAWGALGAAMDCYDTALRYAKERIQFGKPIGGFQLQQKKLAEMITEITKGQLMVWRLGVLKSEHRASAEQISMAKRNSVEIALEISRNARQMLGGMGITGEYSIMRHMMNLESVVTYEGTHDIHLLITGMDVTGINAFK; encoded by the coding sequence ATGAACAGAACCGGAAAGAAAGATCTTTATGAAGCACCTGACTATTATCAGCTTGATGAATTGCTTTCAGACGAACATAAGCTGATACGGACAACAGCCAGAGCGTGGGTAAAGCAGGAAGTTACCCCAATTATTGAAGATTACGCGCAGCGTGCTGAGTTTCCAAAACATCTGATAAAAGGTTTGGGGGAAATTGGTGCATTTGGCCCTACTATTCCTGTTGAGTATGGAGGCGCAGGCTTAGATTATACCGCTTACGGGATCATTATGCAGGAATTGGAGCGCGGTGATTCTGGAATTCGTTCTACTGCATCTGTACAAGGTTCTTTGGTGATGTATCCAATCTATACTTACGGATCTGAAGAGCAACGTAAAAAATATTTACCAAAACTAGCAACTGGAGAATTGATGGGCTGCTTTGGCTTAACTGAACCAGATCATGGCTCTAATCCTGGCGGCATGGTTACCAACATCAAAGATAATGGCGACCATTTCCTGCTGAATGGTGCAAAAATGTGGATTTCTAATGCTCCATTTGCAGATATTGCTGTAGTATGGGCAAAAGATGAAAGTGGAAAGATACAGGGCTTAGTAGTAGAGCGCGGAATGGAAGGCTTCAGTACGCCAGAGACACATAACAAATGGAGTCTGCGGGCATCTGCAACCGGCGAGCTGGTATTTGACAATGTTAAAATTCCGAAAGAGAATATCTTCCCAAATGTATCAGGCTTGAAAGGTCCGCTGGGCTGCTTAAACCAGGCACGATACGGTATAGCCTGGGGCGCATTAGGTGCAGCGATGGATTGTTATGATACGGCCCTGAGGTACGCAAAAGAACGAATCCAGTTTGGAAAACCCATTGGTGGCTTCCAGTTGCAGCAAAAGAAACTTGCAGAAATGATTACTGAAATTACTAAGGGGCAATTGATGGTTTGGCGCCTGGGTGTACTTAAATCTGAGCACCGTGCAAGTGCTGAGCAAATATCTATGGCGAAAAGAAACAGTGTAGAAATTGCGCTGGAAATTTCAAGGAATGCCCGGCAGATGCTCGGCGGAATGGGGATAACGGGCGAATATTCGATCATGCGACATATGATGAACCTGGAATCTGTGGTGACCTATGAAGGTACGCATGATATTCATTTACTAATTACCGGCATGGATGTAACCGGAATCAACGCATTTAAATAA
- a CDS encoding dihydroneopterin aldolase codes for MLIQTVALKDVKCFALHGYYPEEQLIGHDFLVNVEVVFIPSTDTENIDKTVNYEVLNDIILLQMKNTQKMLETVVKNMLDNILDKYSFLQEATVSIKKNHPAMPGDVHQSFVQLQYKAD; via the coding sequence ATGTTGATACAAACCGTTGCCCTTAAAGATGTAAAGTGCTTTGCACTACATGGTTATTACCCCGAAGAACAATTAATTGGTCATGATTTTCTGGTGAACGTGGAGGTGGTGTTTATCCCATCCACTGATACTGAAAATATTGACAAAACGGTCAACTATGAGGTACTGAACGACATCATATTGCTGCAAATGAAAAATACCCAAAAGATGCTGGAAACTGTGGTAAAGAATATGCTGGATAATATTCTGGATAAGTATTCATTTTTGCAAGAGGCAACGGTTAGTATTAAAAAAAATCATCCCGCCATGCCAGGGGATGTTCATCAGTCTTTTGTTCAGTTGCAATACAAAGCAGATTAA
- a CDS encoding FAD-binding oxidoreductase, with protein sequence MEFNKITPDFLTLLTEATGAANIFVDQETLATYAHDETEDLTYYPEVVVKPLDAEGVSAILKLCNQYHVPVTPRGGGTGLSGAALPIYGGVLLSMEKFKAILSIDTENLQSTVEPGVITEEFINAVAEKGLLYPVDPSSKGSCFIGGNVAHGSGGPRVVKYGTIREYILNLEVVLPTGEIIWTGANTLKYASGYNLTQLMIGSEGTLGVVTKIVTKLIPKSQYNVLMLGSFSTNENACAAVSAIFRAGVTPSALEFMERKGVEWVIKFDDIKFDLKDDVNAFLMIEFDGDDMDVIFKDAEKVNSVLEEFNCSEVLFADTAQQKEEIWKMRRTMAESVKSNSVYKEEDTVVPRAALPQLINGIKEIGARYGFESVCYGHAGDGNLHINIIKAGMSDEDWLSELKKGIAEIFELTTVLGGTISGEHGIGLVQKEFMSIKYSEINLNLMRGIKKVFDPNGILNPGKIF encoded by the coding sequence ATGGAATTTAATAAAATTACACCTGATTTTTTAACCTTATTAACGGAAGCTACAGGCGCTGCAAATATTTTTGTTGATCAGGAAACATTAGCAACTTACGCACATGATGAAACAGAAGATTTAACCTATTACCCTGAGGTAGTAGTTAAGCCATTAGATGCAGAGGGGGTTTCCGCTATCTTAAAACTTTGCAACCAATATCATGTTCCTGTTACACCAAGAGGCGGAGGCACGGGTTTAAGTGGCGCAGCTTTACCTATATATGGCGGTGTTCTGTTGTCTATGGAGAAGTTTAAAGCAATCTTATCTATTGACACAGAAAATTTACAGTCTACTGTAGAGCCAGGAGTAATCACAGAAGAATTTATCAATGCCGTAGCCGAAAAAGGTTTGTTGTATCCGGTTGATCCTTCCAGCAAGGGTTCTTGTTTTATAGGCGGCAATGTGGCGCATGGCTCGGGCGGTCCAAGGGTAGTTAAATACGGTACCATCAGAGAATACATTCTTAATCTGGAGGTGGTATTACCTACGGGAGAGATCATATGGACGGGAGCAAATACACTAAAATATGCTTCTGGTTATAACCTCACCCAACTCATGATTGGTTCAGAAGGTACATTGGGCGTGGTCACTAAAATCGTTACTAAACTTATTCCAAAATCTCAATATAACGTGCTGATGCTTGGCTCATTTTCAACAAATGAAAATGCTTGTGCCGCAGTATCTGCTATTTTCAGGGCAGGGGTAACACCCTCTGCTTTAGAATTTATGGAACGCAAAGGTGTAGAGTGGGTAATTAAATTCGATGATATTAAATTTGACCTTAAAGATGATGTGAATGCCTTTTTGATGATAGAGTTCGATGGAGATGATATGGATGTTATTTTTAAGGATGCCGAAAAAGTAAATTCAGTATTGGAGGAGTTTAATTGTTCTGAGGTTCTTTTTGCAGATACTGCTCAGCAAAAGGAGGAGATTTGGAAAATGCGCCGGACCATGGCTGAGTCTGTGAAATCTAATTCTGTTTATAAAGAAGAAGATACAGTAGTTCCAAGGGCGGCGCTGCCTCAATTAATCAATGGAATCAAAGAAATTGGTGCTAGATATGGCTTTGAAAGTGTTTGTTATGGGCATGCAGGCGATGGAAACCTTCATATCAATATTATCAAAGCTGGAATGAGTGATGAGGATTGGCTAAGCGAGTTAAAAAAGGGAATTGCAGAAATCTTCGAGTTGACTACTGTTCTAGGTGGTACAATATCAGGAGAGCATGGAATTGGCTTGGTTCAAAAGGAATTTATGTCTATAAAATACAGTGAAATTAACTTAAACCTGATGAGGGGGATTAAAAAAGTTTTTGATCCCAATGGAATTTTAAACCCGGGCAAGATATTTTAA
- a CDS encoding thioesterase family protein: MIFKTLWRKKSKSEDKKADIVNQLDSFKYKTAIETRFADFDMMGHVNNAVYFTFMEIGRSKYWKQAIQWDWKKTGVVIASASLNYISPVLIDDKISMYVRTSRIGTSSFDLEYLIVKLTNGDEVVCSRGKTVCVAYDYERQSAVPIPDHEKNKMIIFEQLSNS, from the coding sequence ATGATATTTAAGACATTATGGCGCAAAAAATCAAAATCAGAAGACAAAAAGGCAGACATTGTAAATCAATTAGACAGTTTTAAGTATAAAACGGCGATTGAAACACGTTTTGCAGATTTTGACATGATGGGACATGTAAATAATGCGGTGTATTTTACTTTTATGGAAATAGGAAGAAGTAAATATTGGAAGCAGGCGATACAATGGGATTGGAAAAAAACCGGAGTTGTGATAGCCAGCGCCTCATTAAATTACATTTCGCCAGTGCTGATTGACGATAAAATTAGCATGTACGTGCGTACTTCCCGGATTGGAACATCAAGCTTTGACCTGGAATACCTCATTGTGAAATTGACTAACGGAGATGAAGTTGTTTGCAGCAGAGGCAAAACCGTCTGTGTTGCGTATGACTATGAGCGCCAAAGCGCTGTTCCGATTCCAGATCACGAAAAGAATAAGATGATTATTTTTGAACAGCTAAGTAACAGCTAA
- a CDS encoding Hsp20/alpha crystallin family protein, which yields MTLVKFNNRTRNNAPYFNNVFDSLFNEAVNKNLTIHKVPGVNILEEDGAYKIELAAPGLAKEDFQINLKKDTLSVWAEKKVNEEAPKKDYTRKEFDYYSFARSFVLPESVDAEKITAEYVNGILNISIGKKTDIQPESKEIKVS from the coding sequence ATGACACTAGTAAAATTTAACAACAGAACCAGGAACAATGCACCCTACTTTAACAACGTTTTTGACTCATTGTTTAATGAGGCCGTAAATAAAAACCTGACCATACATAAAGTGCCAGGTGTCAATATTTTAGAAGAAGATGGCGCATATAAAATTGAGTTAGCAGCACCGGGATTAGCCAAAGAAGATTTTCAGATTAACCTGAAAAAAGACACGCTTTCAGTTTGGGCAGAGAAAAAAGTAAATGAAGAAGCGCCTAAGAAAGATTATACCCGTAAAGAGTTTGATTACTATTCTTTTGCGAGGTCATTTGTGTTACCAGAAAGCGTTGATGCAGAAAAAATTACAGCCGAATACGTAAATGGGATCTTAAATATCAGTATTGGAAAGAAAACGGATATTCAGCCAGAGAGCAAAGAAATTAAAGTTTCATAA